One part of the Dermacentor andersoni chromosome 2, qqDerAnde1_hic_scaffold, whole genome shotgun sequence genome encodes these proteins:
- the LOC126542842 gene encoding uncharacterized protein — protein sequence MQLRWALVAVAAALLSTPGLAEDPARMKRQSRPPQDPSHDPNYSVFVRALPPNANPPAGPQPPNSPVRFANDFAQPVQQSPPPQFSVRNQPQYQFQQQPQQQPQQQPQQQPQQQQQQPQQQLQFQFNRQQQSLSPQQLLLQQQQQQQQQQQQQQFRQFQQQNPQPQQPPQLSVQQPQQPFPHQQQQVFNNQQQQHRQQQQQQQQFISPQQQQQQQFPQQQQFPQQHQQQVPQQRQQFSFSDGSQQQPSLGFAFPQQAPVTPSTTPKPPPSLQSFPRHSFSVSSSTSSEDALRQGKIVGSIQPPAQVIQKSPASEIESSKQAEAKDKAAKSKDKEKDEYVVYYYYYYDDDNKKNLSLNFDDVPSLEGFDKTDGSKLKGKGSSQRLASPNPQNRFEPKTVTTSPPSGQQPAPPPAFPLEHGVTSAPQTVTQVSVSVSVSEGTHVLLPSQPFEAKRPPLAGPPNLGFTGAKLVPDPGVPIGPAPDVRGLVTPQGSPVSTVSPPSDTQVANEISGRKGAADLLTTSAETTTPTTTTTTTEAPTTLAPTTTTTEEPTTTTEKTKRPFGNRRRFGGAHGAGAHVRAPGSRKSHTTSTTTTTPATSSTRRLLGGLRRNRPTPRSSSSRLQFGRRPSPIHSRHQKEEEPEEEESTSPADAEPTTTTAAPANNGKKRFGGSSRFGGKSARTRTSSTAASSTTAAPKRPGARPSSGGLFGRTNRGPRPRTSFTRHRPGHKKVEEEEKPEENEESSPVTTPENKEEASAASTETASKHEEAAAAASESEATSEDSHATEAPAVTPESKPAHGRSRFGSRPRPALFGGSRPRPVLGR from the coding sequence GTGGGCCCTCGTGGCAGTGGCTGCCGCACTGCTGTCGACACCAGGCCTGGCTGAGGACCCGGCGCGGATGAAACGCCAGTCACGGCCGCCGCAAGACCCTTCGCACGACCCCAACTATAGCGTGTTCGTGCGGGCGCTGCCGCCGAACGCCAACCCTCCTGCAGGGCCCCAGCCGCCCAACAGTCCGGTCCGCTTCGCGAACGACTTCGCCCAACCCGTGCAGCAGTCGCCGCCGCCCCAGTTCTCGGTACGCAACCAGCCCCAGTACCAATTCCAGCAACAGCCACAGCAACAGCCGCAGCAACAGCCGCagcaacagccgcagcagcagcaacaacagccgCAACAGCAGCTGCAGTTCCAGTTCAACCGTCAACAGCAGTCGCTGTCTCCACAACAGCTGTtacttcagcagcagcagcagcagcagcaacaacagcagcagcaacagtttAGGCAGTTCCAGCAGCAGAACCCGCagccacagcagccgccacaactTTCAGTTCAACAGCCGCAGCAACCGTTTCCCCATCAGCAGCAACAAGTGTTCAATAATCAACAGCAACAGCAtcgccaacagcagcagcagcagcagcagtttatCAGtccgcagcagcaacagcagcagcagtttcCTCAGCAGCAGCAGTTTCCTCAGCAGCATCAGCAACAAGTGCCTCAACAGCGCCAGCAATTTAGCTTTTCCGACGGAAGTCAGCAGCAGCCCAGCCTAGGCTTCGCGTTCCCCCAACAGGCGCCCGTTACGCCGTCGACCACACCGAAACCACCTCCATCATTGCAGTCCTTCCCGAGACACTCGTTCTCAGTATCCTCTTCGACGTCATCCGAGGATGCTCTGAGGCAAGGTAAGATCGTCGGCTCTATTCAGCCACCCGCTCAGGTCATCCAGAAATCACCGGCTTCGGAAATCGAGTCCAGCAAGCAAGCCGAGGCCAAAGACAAGGCTGCCAAAAGCAAGGACAAAGAGAAAGATGAGTACGTAgtttactactattactactatgATGATGACAACAAGAAGAATTTGTCCCTTAATTTCGACGACGTTCCCAGCCTGGAAGGTTTTGACAAGACCGATGGCTCTAAGCTGAAGGGTAAGGGTTCCAGTCAAAGGCTGGCTTCGCCTAACCCACAGAACAGGTTCGAACCCAAGACAGTGACAACGAGCCCACCGTCAGGGCAACAACCAGCGCCGCCTCCTGCTTTCCCTCTAGAGCATGGTGTCACGTCTGCTCCTCAGACTGTCACCCAAGTCTCGGTGTCGGTCTCCGTCTCCGAAGGAACGCACGTATTGCTTCCAAGTCAACCGTTCGAGGCTAAACGTCCACCGCTTGCGGGCCCACCGAACTTGGGGTTCACGGGAGCTAAACTCGTACCAGATCCAGGAGTTCCGATTGGTCCTGCACCTGATGTCCGAGGACTTGTCACGCCTCAAGGTTCGCCTGTATCCACCGTGTCACCGCCGTCGGACACGCAGGTAGCCAACGAGATCAGTGGCAGGAAAGGAGCGGCCGACCTCTTGACTACATCTGCAGAGACCACTACTCCGACGACGACCACCACGACAACAGAGGCACCGACCACTCTAGCACCGACGACAACCACCACTGAGGAACCGACGACCACGACTGAGAAGACGAAGAGGCCTTTCGGCAACAGGAGGCGGTTCGGCGGAGCGCACGGCGCAGGTGCGCATGTCAGGGCGCCCGGTTCCCGCAAGTCGCACACCACgtctacgacgacgacgacgccagcCACATCATCCACGCGAAGACTGCTGGGAGGACTGCGGCGAAACCGGCCGACGCCACGATCGTCGTCTAGCAGGCTCCAGTTCGGCCGGCGTCCTTCGCCGATCCACTCGCGGCACCAGAAGGAGGAAGAGCCCGAGGAAGAGGAGAGCACGTCGCCAGCGGACGCAGAGCCGACTACGACCACCGCTGCTCCTGCAAACAACGGCAAGAAGCGCTTCGGCGGAAGCAGCCGCTTCGGTGGGAAGTCTGCGAGGACAAGGACCTCTAGCACGGCGGCGTCTTCGACAACGGCAGCACCCAAAAGACCCGGAGCCCGGCCCAGCTCTGGCGGGCTGTTCGGGCGCACCAATCGGGGTCCCAGGCCCCGCACGTCGTTCACCCGCCACCGACCTGGACACAAGAAGGTCGAGGAGGAAGAGAAGCCGGAAGAGAACGAGGAGTCGTCGCCGGTGACCACGCCGGAGAACAAGGAAGAGGCTTCGGCGGCATCTACCGAGACAGCCTCCAAGCATGAGGAAGCAGCGGCAGCTGCCTCCGAGTCGGAGGCCACGTCTGAAGACAGCCACGCCACGGAGGCGCCCGCCGTCACGCCCGAGAGCAAGCCGGCGCATGGCCGGAGTCGCTTCGGGTCTAGACCGCGACCCGCGCTCTTCGGAGGTAGCCGGCCGCGACCAGTCCTGGGACGATGA